The proteins below come from a single Pleuronectes platessa chromosome 3, fPlePla1.1, whole genome shotgun sequence genomic window:
- the rfx1b gene encoding MHC class II regulatory factor RFX1 isoform X1 produces MATSGYSEDLQPQQANSVTLATPAATTPSSTKTTHFLSEIPPTSGATATANQSTGVSKAGQDALCSQAPPPQAQSQKAVVLTTPTQHYVSPTIQHSTVQKSNGPSGSPQYIIVTVTEGSVHSNDSLSDSSPSGPGVPTQVVQPVQTTAQQRSVLQAVSQAAKRNQTGHISNLQPVLINQEVEHVYPGQVQYVDGGGDATFTTSNIRSSNYPFSDSPLYSQTPPISSSTYYEDTPGSESDIGGAVTSVSVATGGANSGAAAGGAGYIVQGSYVLGGGGGASAGGGGGGQSYTSPNSRAPPATVQWLCDNYEGAEGVSLPRCTLYYHYLLHCQEQKLEPVNAASFGKLIRSVFMGLRTRRLGTRGNSKYHYYGLRIKSGSPLLRLMDEQQHMAMRQQPFSQKNRIKPAQKTQGITNGTSGGTGQQQAAALCDISAQVQQYQQFLEASRLLPVFVDVDLQDGPLPDGILLEHLKAFQTLYREHCEAVLDVMVNLQFTLVETLWKSFWRFSQSSDTESLNLHNESEKRLPKSCLVVLCKFEPVLRWTKECDNLLYQTLVEILIPDVLRPIPSALTQAIRNFAKSLENWLTGAMMDIPEEMVRIKVVCVSSFSQTLRRYTSLNHLAQAARAVLQNSAQINQMLSDLNRVDFTNVQEQASWVCQCDDTVVQRLEQDFKMTLQQQNSLEQWATWLDSVVSQMLKPYEQNPVALPKAAKIFLLNWSFYSSMVIRDLTLRSAASFGSFHLIRLLYDEYMYYLIEHRVAQAKGETPIAVMGEFASTVKRRTSPDMEKEEEEEDEEEESEDESGDLVLQSSSLSAVDEESMEPPAKQPRATLNLHTP; encoded by the exons atggcaacttCTGGCTACTCGGAGGACCTTCAGCCTCAGCAGGCCAACTCAGTAACCTTGGCAACACCTGCTGCCACCACACCCTCGTCCACGAAAACgacacacttcctgtctgagATCCCACCCACCTCTGGAGCCACCGCAACCGCCAACCAATCAACCGGCGTCTCCAAAGCCGGACAGGATGCACTTTGTTCTCAAGCTCCGCCCCCCCAGGCCCAGAGCCAGAAGGCAGTGGTTCTGACCACTCCCACGCAGCACTATGTGTCCCCTACCATCCAGCACTCGACGGTCCAGAAAAGTAATGGTCCGAGTGGTTCTCCTCAGTACATCATAGTCACGGTCACAG AGGGCTCTGTTCACTCCAATGACAGTCTGTCGGACTCCAGCCCGTCTGGCCCTGGCGTTCCGACTCAGGTGGTCCAACCGGTGCAGACCACCGCACAG CAGAGGTCAGTGTTGCAGGCAGTGTCACAGGCAGCCAAGAGAAATCAGACAGGCCACATCAGCAACCTGCAGCCGGTGCTCATTAACCAGGag GTGGAGCATGTGTACCCTGGCCAGGTGCAGTATGTGGACGGAGGCGGAGATGCAACCTTCACCACATCCAACAT TCGATCAAGCAACTACCCTTTCTCCGACTCGCCGCTCTACTCCCAGACCCCTCCCATCTCCTCTTCCACTTACTATGAGGATACGCCCGGCTCCGAGTCCGACATCGGCGGGGCTGTGACCTCAGTTTCTGTGGCAACAGGAGGAGCCAATAGCGGGGCAGCTGCGGGGGGAGCGGGCTACATCGTTCAGGGAAGTTATGTgttaggaggaggagggggggcatcagcaggtggaggaggaggaggacagagttaCACTAGCCCTAACTCCCGTGCCCCACCTGCTACT GTCCAGTGGCTGTGTGATAACTACGAGGGGGCGGAGGGGGTGAGTTTACCTCGCTGTACCCTTTACTACCACTACCTGCTGCACTGCCAGGAGCAGAAACTAGAGCCTGTTAATGCTGCATCCTTCGGGAAACTCATCAGGTCTGTCTTCATGGGGCTACGTACGAGAAGATTAGGGACTag AGGGAATTCTAAGTACCACTACTACGGCCTGAGGATTAAATCTGGTTCCCCGCTCCTAAGACTGATGGATGAGCAGCAGCACATGGCGATGAGGCAGCAGCCTTTTTCACAGAAAAACAG GATAAAGCCAGCTCAGAAGACACAGGGGATCACAAACGGTACATCAGGTGGGACGGGTCAACAGCAGGCAGCGGCGCTCTGTGATATTTCAGCCCAGGTCCAACAGTATCAGCAGTTTCTGG AGGCGTCAAGGTTGCTGCCAGTCTTTGTGGACGTGGATCTGCAAGACGGCCCCCTGCCTGATGGGATCCTTTTAGAACACCTCAAGGCCTTTCAGACCCTCTACAGAGAACACTGTGAG GCCGTTCTGGATGTGATGGTCAACCTTCAGTTCACTCTCGTGGAGACACTGTGGAAATCCTTCTGGAGGTTCAGCCAGAGCAGTGACACAGAATCTCTCAACCT GCACAATGAGTCTGAGAAGCGACTGCCCAAGTCCTGCCTGGTGGTGCTGTGTAAGTTTGAGCCAGTGCTGCGCTGGACCAAGGAGTGCGACAACCTGCTGTACCAGACTCTGGTGGAGATCCTCATCCCGGACGTACTGAGACCCATCCCGA GTGCCTTAACTCAGGCCATCCGGAACTTTGCCAAGAGTCTGGAGAATTGGTTGACAGGTGCCATGATGGACATTCCAGAGGAGATGGTTCGCATAAAG GTTGTGTGCGTCAGCTCTTTCTCCCAAACGCTGCGACGCTACACCAGCCTGAACCACCTGGCTCAGGCCGCCCGGGCCGTCCTCCAGAACTCAGCTCAGATCAACCAGATGCTCTCCGACCTCAACCGTGTGGATTTCACCAATGTACAG GAGCAGGCGTCCTGGGTGTGTCAGTGTGATGACACTGTGGTCCAGAGGCTGGAGCAGGACTTTaaaatgactctgcagcagcagaactccCTGGAGCAGTGGGCTACCTGGCTGGATAGTGTCGTCTCACAGATGTTAAAGCCGTACGAGCAGAATCCTGTCGCCCTACCGAAGGCTGCAAAGATCTTCCTGCTCAACTGGTCCTTCTACAG TTCTATGGTCATCCGAGACCTGACTCTGCGCAGCGCCGCCAGTTTTGGCTCCTTTCACCTGATCCGCTTGCTGTACGATGAGTACATGTACTACCTGATAGAGCACAGGGTGGCCCAGGCTAAAGGAGAGACACCCATTGCTGTCATGGGAGAA TTTGCCAGCACCGTGAAGAGAAGAACCTCTCCGGACATGGAAAAAG aagaagaagaagaggacgaggaagaggagagtgaagacGAGAGCGGCGACCTCGTGCTGCAGTCCAGCTCTCTGAGCGCGGTCGACGAGGAGTCGATGGAACCGCCCGCCAAGCAGCCCAGGGCAACTTTAAATCTGCACACACCTTAG
- the rfx1b gene encoding MHC class II regulatory factor RFX1 isoform X3, which yields MATSGYSEDLQPQQANSVTLATPAATTPSSTKTTHFLSEIPPTSGATATANQSTGVSKAGQDALCSQAPPPQAQSQKAVVLTTPTQHYVSPTIQHSTVQKSNGPSGSPQYIIVTVTEGSVHSNDSLSDSSPSGPGVPTQVVQPVQTTAQQRSVLQAVSQAAKRNQTGHISNLQPVLINQEVEHVYPGQVQYVDGGGDATFTTSNIRSSNYPFSDSPLYSQTPPISSSTYYEDTPGSESDIGGAVTSVSVATGGANSGAAAGGAGYIVQGSYVLGGGGGASAGGGGGGQSYTSPNSRAPPATVQWLCDNYEGAEGVSLPRCTLYYHYLLHCQEQKLEPVNAASFGKLIRSVFMGLRTRRLGTRGNSKYHYYGLRIKSGSPLLRLMDEQQHMAMRQQPFSQKNRIKPAQKTQGITNGTSGGTGQQQAAALCDISAQVQQYQQFLEASRLLPVFVDVDLQDGPLPDGILLEHLKAFQTLYREHCEAVLDVMVNLQFTLVETLWKSFWRFSQSSDTESLNLHNESEKRLPKSCLVVLCKFEPVLRWTKECDNLLYQTLVEILIPDVLRPIPSALTQAIRNFAKSLENWLTGAMMDIPEEMVRIKVVCVSSFSQTLRRYTSLNHLAQAARAVLQNSAQINQMLSDLNRVDFTNVQEQASWVCQCDDTVVQRLEQDFKMTLQQQNSLEQWATWLDSVVSQMLKPYEQNPVALPKAAKIFLLNWSFYSSMVIRDLTLRSAASFGSFHLIRLLYDEYMYYLIEHRVAQAKGETPIAVMGEFASTVKRRTSPDMEKEEEEDEEEESEDESGDLVLQSSSLSAVDEESMEPPAKQPRATLNLHTP from the exons atggcaacttCTGGCTACTCGGAGGACCTTCAGCCTCAGCAGGCCAACTCAGTAACCTTGGCAACACCTGCTGCCACCACACCCTCGTCCACGAAAACgacacacttcctgtctgagATCCCACCCACCTCTGGAGCCACCGCAACCGCCAACCAATCAACCGGCGTCTCCAAAGCCGGACAGGATGCACTTTGTTCTCAAGCTCCGCCCCCCCAGGCCCAGAGCCAGAAGGCAGTGGTTCTGACCACTCCCACGCAGCACTATGTGTCCCCTACCATCCAGCACTCGACGGTCCAGAAAAGTAATGGTCCGAGTGGTTCTCCTCAGTACATCATAGTCACGGTCACAG AGGGCTCTGTTCACTCCAATGACAGTCTGTCGGACTCCAGCCCGTCTGGCCCTGGCGTTCCGACTCAGGTGGTCCAACCGGTGCAGACCACCGCACAG CAGAGGTCAGTGTTGCAGGCAGTGTCACAGGCAGCCAAGAGAAATCAGACAGGCCACATCAGCAACCTGCAGCCGGTGCTCATTAACCAGGag GTGGAGCATGTGTACCCTGGCCAGGTGCAGTATGTGGACGGAGGCGGAGATGCAACCTTCACCACATCCAACAT TCGATCAAGCAACTACCCTTTCTCCGACTCGCCGCTCTACTCCCAGACCCCTCCCATCTCCTCTTCCACTTACTATGAGGATACGCCCGGCTCCGAGTCCGACATCGGCGGGGCTGTGACCTCAGTTTCTGTGGCAACAGGAGGAGCCAATAGCGGGGCAGCTGCGGGGGGAGCGGGCTACATCGTTCAGGGAAGTTATGTgttaggaggaggagggggggcatcagcaggtggaggaggaggaggacagagttaCACTAGCCCTAACTCCCGTGCCCCACCTGCTACT GTCCAGTGGCTGTGTGATAACTACGAGGGGGCGGAGGGGGTGAGTTTACCTCGCTGTACCCTTTACTACCACTACCTGCTGCACTGCCAGGAGCAGAAACTAGAGCCTGTTAATGCTGCATCCTTCGGGAAACTCATCAGGTCTGTCTTCATGGGGCTACGTACGAGAAGATTAGGGACTag AGGGAATTCTAAGTACCACTACTACGGCCTGAGGATTAAATCTGGTTCCCCGCTCCTAAGACTGATGGATGAGCAGCAGCACATGGCGATGAGGCAGCAGCCTTTTTCACAGAAAAACAG GATAAAGCCAGCTCAGAAGACACAGGGGATCACAAACGGTACATCAGGTGGGACGGGTCAACAGCAGGCAGCGGCGCTCTGTGATATTTCAGCCCAGGTCCAACAGTATCAGCAGTTTCTGG AGGCGTCAAGGTTGCTGCCAGTCTTTGTGGACGTGGATCTGCAAGACGGCCCCCTGCCTGATGGGATCCTTTTAGAACACCTCAAGGCCTTTCAGACCCTCTACAGAGAACACTGTGAG GCCGTTCTGGATGTGATGGTCAACCTTCAGTTCACTCTCGTGGAGACACTGTGGAAATCCTTCTGGAGGTTCAGCCAGAGCAGTGACACAGAATCTCTCAACCT GCACAATGAGTCTGAGAAGCGACTGCCCAAGTCCTGCCTGGTGGTGCTGTGTAAGTTTGAGCCAGTGCTGCGCTGGACCAAGGAGTGCGACAACCTGCTGTACCAGACTCTGGTGGAGATCCTCATCCCGGACGTACTGAGACCCATCCCGA GTGCCTTAACTCAGGCCATCCGGAACTTTGCCAAGAGTCTGGAGAATTGGTTGACAGGTGCCATGATGGACATTCCAGAGGAGATGGTTCGCATAAAG GTTGTGTGCGTCAGCTCTTTCTCCCAAACGCTGCGACGCTACACCAGCCTGAACCACCTGGCTCAGGCCGCCCGGGCCGTCCTCCAGAACTCAGCTCAGATCAACCAGATGCTCTCCGACCTCAACCGTGTGGATTTCACCAATGTACAG GAGCAGGCGTCCTGGGTGTGTCAGTGTGATGACACTGTGGTCCAGAGGCTGGAGCAGGACTTTaaaatgactctgcagcagcagaactccCTGGAGCAGTGGGCTACCTGGCTGGATAGTGTCGTCTCACAGATGTTAAAGCCGTACGAGCAGAATCCTGTCGCCCTACCGAAGGCTGCAAAGATCTTCCTGCTCAACTGGTCCTTCTACAG TTCTATGGTCATCCGAGACCTGACTCTGCGCAGCGCCGCCAGTTTTGGCTCCTTTCACCTGATCCGCTTGCTGTACGATGAGTACATGTACTACCTGATAGAGCACAGGGTGGCCCAGGCTAAAGGAGAGACACCCATTGCTGTCATGGGAGAA TTTGCCAGCACCGTGAAGAGAAGAACCTCTCCGGACATGGAAAAAG aagaagaagaggacgaggaagaggagagtgaagacGAGAGCGGCGACCTCGTGCTGCAGTCCAGCTCTCTGAGCGCGGTCGACGAGGAGTCGATGGAACCGCCCGCCAAGCAGCCCAGGGCAACTTTAAATCTGCACACACCTTAG
- the rfx1b gene encoding MHC class II regulatory factor RFX1 isoform X2 — protein MATSGYSEDLQPQQANSVTLATPAATTPSSTKTTHFLSEIPPTSGATATANQSTGVSKAGQDALCSQAPPPQAQSQKAVVLTTPTQHYVSPTIQHSTVQKSNGPSGSPQYIIVTVTEGSVHSNDSLSDSSPSGPGVPTQVVQPVQTTAQRSVLQAVSQAAKRNQTGHISNLQPVLINQEVEHVYPGQVQYVDGGGDATFTTSNIRSSNYPFSDSPLYSQTPPISSSTYYEDTPGSESDIGGAVTSVSVATGGANSGAAAGGAGYIVQGSYVLGGGGGASAGGGGGGQSYTSPNSRAPPATVQWLCDNYEGAEGVSLPRCTLYYHYLLHCQEQKLEPVNAASFGKLIRSVFMGLRTRRLGTRGNSKYHYYGLRIKSGSPLLRLMDEQQHMAMRQQPFSQKNRIKPAQKTQGITNGTSGGTGQQQAAALCDISAQVQQYQQFLEASRLLPVFVDVDLQDGPLPDGILLEHLKAFQTLYREHCEAVLDVMVNLQFTLVETLWKSFWRFSQSSDTESLNLHNESEKRLPKSCLVVLCKFEPVLRWTKECDNLLYQTLVEILIPDVLRPIPSALTQAIRNFAKSLENWLTGAMMDIPEEMVRIKVVCVSSFSQTLRRYTSLNHLAQAARAVLQNSAQINQMLSDLNRVDFTNVQEQASWVCQCDDTVVQRLEQDFKMTLQQQNSLEQWATWLDSVVSQMLKPYEQNPVALPKAAKIFLLNWSFYSSMVIRDLTLRSAASFGSFHLIRLLYDEYMYYLIEHRVAQAKGETPIAVMGEFASTVKRRTSPDMEKEEEEEDEEEESEDESGDLVLQSSSLSAVDEESMEPPAKQPRATLNLHTP, from the exons atggcaacttCTGGCTACTCGGAGGACCTTCAGCCTCAGCAGGCCAACTCAGTAACCTTGGCAACACCTGCTGCCACCACACCCTCGTCCACGAAAACgacacacttcctgtctgagATCCCACCCACCTCTGGAGCCACCGCAACCGCCAACCAATCAACCGGCGTCTCCAAAGCCGGACAGGATGCACTTTGTTCTCAAGCTCCGCCCCCCCAGGCCCAGAGCCAGAAGGCAGTGGTTCTGACCACTCCCACGCAGCACTATGTGTCCCCTACCATCCAGCACTCGACGGTCCAGAAAAGTAATGGTCCGAGTGGTTCTCCTCAGTACATCATAGTCACGGTCACAG AGGGCTCTGTTCACTCCAATGACAGTCTGTCGGACTCCAGCCCGTCTGGCCCTGGCGTTCCGACTCAGGTGGTCCAACCGGTGCAGACCACCGCACAG AGGTCAGTGTTGCAGGCAGTGTCACAGGCAGCCAAGAGAAATCAGACAGGCCACATCAGCAACCTGCAGCCGGTGCTCATTAACCAGGag GTGGAGCATGTGTACCCTGGCCAGGTGCAGTATGTGGACGGAGGCGGAGATGCAACCTTCACCACATCCAACAT TCGATCAAGCAACTACCCTTTCTCCGACTCGCCGCTCTACTCCCAGACCCCTCCCATCTCCTCTTCCACTTACTATGAGGATACGCCCGGCTCCGAGTCCGACATCGGCGGGGCTGTGACCTCAGTTTCTGTGGCAACAGGAGGAGCCAATAGCGGGGCAGCTGCGGGGGGAGCGGGCTACATCGTTCAGGGAAGTTATGTgttaggaggaggagggggggcatcagcaggtggaggaggaggaggacagagttaCACTAGCCCTAACTCCCGTGCCCCACCTGCTACT GTCCAGTGGCTGTGTGATAACTACGAGGGGGCGGAGGGGGTGAGTTTACCTCGCTGTACCCTTTACTACCACTACCTGCTGCACTGCCAGGAGCAGAAACTAGAGCCTGTTAATGCTGCATCCTTCGGGAAACTCATCAGGTCTGTCTTCATGGGGCTACGTACGAGAAGATTAGGGACTag AGGGAATTCTAAGTACCACTACTACGGCCTGAGGATTAAATCTGGTTCCCCGCTCCTAAGACTGATGGATGAGCAGCAGCACATGGCGATGAGGCAGCAGCCTTTTTCACAGAAAAACAG GATAAAGCCAGCTCAGAAGACACAGGGGATCACAAACGGTACATCAGGTGGGACGGGTCAACAGCAGGCAGCGGCGCTCTGTGATATTTCAGCCCAGGTCCAACAGTATCAGCAGTTTCTGG AGGCGTCAAGGTTGCTGCCAGTCTTTGTGGACGTGGATCTGCAAGACGGCCCCCTGCCTGATGGGATCCTTTTAGAACACCTCAAGGCCTTTCAGACCCTCTACAGAGAACACTGTGAG GCCGTTCTGGATGTGATGGTCAACCTTCAGTTCACTCTCGTGGAGACACTGTGGAAATCCTTCTGGAGGTTCAGCCAGAGCAGTGACACAGAATCTCTCAACCT GCACAATGAGTCTGAGAAGCGACTGCCCAAGTCCTGCCTGGTGGTGCTGTGTAAGTTTGAGCCAGTGCTGCGCTGGACCAAGGAGTGCGACAACCTGCTGTACCAGACTCTGGTGGAGATCCTCATCCCGGACGTACTGAGACCCATCCCGA GTGCCTTAACTCAGGCCATCCGGAACTTTGCCAAGAGTCTGGAGAATTGGTTGACAGGTGCCATGATGGACATTCCAGAGGAGATGGTTCGCATAAAG GTTGTGTGCGTCAGCTCTTTCTCCCAAACGCTGCGACGCTACACCAGCCTGAACCACCTGGCTCAGGCCGCCCGGGCCGTCCTCCAGAACTCAGCTCAGATCAACCAGATGCTCTCCGACCTCAACCGTGTGGATTTCACCAATGTACAG GAGCAGGCGTCCTGGGTGTGTCAGTGTGATGACACTGTGGTCCAGAGGCTGGAGCAGGACTTTaaaatgactctgcagcagcagaactccCTGGAGCAGTGGGCTACCTGGCTGGATAGTGTCGTCTCACAGATGTTAAAGCCGTACGAGCAGAATCCTGTCGCCCTACCGAAGGCTGCAAAGATCTTCCTGCTCAACTGGTCCTTCTACAG TTCTATGGTCATCCGAGACCTGACTCTGCGCAGCGCCGCCAGTTTTGGCTCCTTTCACCTGATCCGCTTGCTGTACGATGAGTACATGTACTACCTGATAGAGCACAGGGTGGCCCAGGCTAAAGGAGAGACACCCATTGCTGTCATGGGAGAA TTTGCCAGCACCGTGAAGAGAAGAACCTCTCCGGACATGGAAAAAG aagaagaagaagaggacgaggaagaggagagtgaagacGAGAGCGGCGACCTCGTGCTGCAGTCCAGCTCTCTGAGCGCGGTCGACGAGGAGTCGATGGAACCGCCCGCCAAGCAGCCCAGGGCAACTTTAAATCTGCACACACCTTAG
- the rfx1b gene encoding MHC class II regulatory factor RFX1 isoform X4: MATSGYSEDLQPQQANSVTLATPAATTPSSTKTTHFLSEIPPTSGATATANQSTGVSKAGQDALCSQAPPPQAQSQKAVVLTTPTQHYVSPTIQHSTVQKSNGPSGSPQYIIVTVTEGSVHSNDSLSDSSPSGPGVPTQVVQPVQTTAQVEHVYPGQVQYVDGGGDATFTTSNIRSSNYPFSDSPLYSQTPPISSSTYYEDTPGSESDIGGAVTSVSVATGGANSGAAAGGAGYIVQGSYVLGGGGGASAGGGGGGQSYTSPNSRAPPATVQWLCDNYEGAEGVSLPRCTLYYHYLLHCQEQKLEPVNAASFGKLIRSVFMGLRTRRLGTRGNSKYHYYGLRIKSGSPLLRLMDEQQHMAMRQQPFSQKNRIKPAQKTQGITNGTSGGTGQQQAAALCDISAQVQQYQQFLEASRLLPVFVDVDLQDGPLPDGILLEHLKAFQTLYREHCEAVLDVMVNLQFTLVETLWKSFWRFSQSSDTESLNLHNESEKRLPKSCLVVLCKFEPVLRWTKECDNLLYQTLVEILIPDVLRPIPSALTQAIRNFAKSLENWLTGAMMDIPEEMVRIKVVCVSSFSQTLRRYTSLNHLAQAARAVLQNSAQINQMLSDLNRVDFTNVQEQASWVCQCDDTVVQRLEQDFKMTLQQQNSLEQWATWLDSVVSQMLKPYEQNPVALPKAAKIFLLNWSFYSSMVIRDLTLRSAASFGSFHLIRLLYDEYMYYLIEHRVAQAKGETPIAVMGEFASTVKRRTSPDMEKEEEEEDEEEESEDESGDLVLQSSSLSAVDEESMEPPAKQPRATLNLHTP, encoded by the exons atggcaacttCTGGCTACTCGGAGGACCTTCAGCCTCAGCAGGCCAACTCAGTAACCTTGGCAACACCTGCTGCCACCACACCCTCGTCCACGAAAACgacacacttcctgtctgagATCCCACCCACCTCTGGAGCCACCGCAACCGCCAACCAATCAACCGGCGTCTCCAAAGCCGGACAGGATGCACTTTGTTCTCAAGCTCCGCCCCCCCAGGCCCAGAGCCAGAAGGCAGTGGTTCTGACCACTCCCACGCAGCACTATGTGTCCCCTACCATCCAGCACTCGACGGTCCAGAAAAGTAATGGTCCGAGTGGTTCTCCTCAGTACATCATAGTCACGGTCACAG AGGGCTCTGTTCACTCCAATGACAGTCTGTCGGACTCCAGCCCGTCTGGCCCTGGCGTTCCGACTCAGGTGGTCCAACCGGTGCAGACCACCGCACAG GTGGAGCATGTGTACCCTGGCCAGGTGCAGTATGTGGACGGAGGCGGAGATGCAACCTTCACCACATCCAACAT TCGATCAAGCAACTACCCTTTCTCCGACTCGCCGCTCTACTCCCAGACCCCTCCCATCTCCTCTTCCACTTACTATGAGGATACGCCCGGCTCCGAGTCCGACATCGGCGGGGCTGTGACCTCAGTTTCTGTGGCAACAGGAGGAGCCAATAGCGGGGCAGCTGCGGGGGGAGCGGGCTACATCGTTCAGGGAAGTTATGTgttaggaggaggagggggggcatcagcaggtggaggaggaggaggacagagttaCACTAGCCCTAACTCCCGTGCCCCACCTGCTACT GTCCAGTGGCTGTGTGATAACTACGAGGGGGCGGAGGGGGTGAGTTTACCTCGCTGTACCCTTTACTACCACTACCTGCTGCACTGCCAGGAGCAGAAACTAGAGCCTGTTAATGCTGCATCCTTCGGGAAACTCATCAGGTCTGTCTTCATGGGGCTACGTACGAGAAGATTAGGGACTag AGGGAATTCTAAGTACCACTACTACGGCCTGAGGATTAAATCTGGTTCCCCGCTCCTAAGACTGATGGATGAGCAGCAGCACATGGCGATGAGGCAGCAGCCTTTTTCACAGAAAAACAG GATAAAGCCAGCTCAGAAGACACAGGGGATCACAAACGGTACATCAGGTGGGACGGGTCAACAGCAGGCAGCGGCGCTCTGTGATATTTCAGCCCAGGTCCAACAGTATCAGCAGTTTCTGG AGGCGTCAAGGTTGCTGCCAGTCTTTGTGGACGTGGATCTGCAAGACGGCCCCCTGCCTGATGGGATCCTTTTAGAACACCTCAAGGCCTTTCAGACCCTCTACAGAGAACACTGTGAG GCCGTTCTGGATGTGATGGTCAACCTTCAGTTCACTCTCGTGGAGACACTGTGGAAATCCTTCTGGAGGTTCAGCCAGAGCAGTGACACAGAATCTCTCAACCT GCACAATGAGTCTGAGAAGCGACTGCCCAAGTCCTGCCTGGTGGTGCTGTGTAAGTTTGAGCCAGTGCTGCGCTGGACCAAGGAGTGCGACAACCTGCTGTACCAGACTCTGGTGGAGATCCTCATCCCGGACGTACTGAGACCCATCCCGA GTGCCTTAACTCAGGCCATCCGGAACTTTGCCAAGAGTCTGGAGAATTGGTTGACAGGTGCCATGATGGACATTCCAGAGGAGATGGTTCGCATAAAG GTTGTGTGCGTCAGCTCTTTCTCCCAAACGCTGCGACGCTACACCAGCCTGAACCACCTGGCTCAGGCCGCCCGGGCCGTCCTCCAGAACTCAGCTCAGATCAACCAGATGCTCTCCGACCTCAACCGTGTGGATTTCACCAATGTACAG GAGCAGGCGTCCTGGGTGTGTCAGTGTGATGACACTGTGGTCCAGAGGCTGGAGCAGGACTTTaaaatgactctgcagcagcagaactccCTGGAGCAGTGGGCTACCTGGCTGGATAGTGTCGTCTCACAGATGTTAAAGCCGTACGAGCAGAATCCTGTCGCCCTACCGAAGGCTGCAAAGATCTTCCTGCTCAACTGGTCCTTCTACAG TTCTATGGTCATCCGAGACCTGACTCTGCGCAGCGCCGCCAGTTTTGGCTCCTTTCACCTGATCCGCTTGCTGTACGATGAGTACATGTACTACCTGATAGAGCACAGGGTGGCCCAGGCTAAAGGAGAGACACCCATTGCTGTCATGGGAGAA TTTGCCAGCACCGTGAAGAGAAGAACCTCTCCGGACATGGAAAAAG aagaagaagaagaggacgaggaagaggagagtgaagacGAGAGCGGCGACCTCGTGCTGCAGTCCAGCTCTCTGAGCGCGGTCGACGAGGAGTCGATGGAACCGCCCGCCAAGCAGCCCAGGGCAACTTTAAATCTGCACACACCTTAG
- the rln3b gene encoding relaxin-3b: MTHSGGELRSYISGFEMKRKPHNASSHFQPLKDLQHLFTLAMWKAAILTLGLLVALVDRVRSNDGHPSFYGVKLCGREFIRAVIFTCGGSRWRRSIGDSALIGEEAFDPWNTDPIPQHTSEQDPAESKGWKDQTLEVAPVATGFKHSARLPISEEVLEALRSADRKGRDVVVGLSNACCKWGCSKSEISSLC; encoded by the exons ATGACACATAGTGGAGGCGAGCTGAGGTCCTATATAAGCGGTTTCGAGATGAAACGCAAACCACACAACGCCTCAAGCCATTTCCAGCCTTTGAAAGACCTCCAGCATCTTTTCACTCTCGCCATGTGGAAGGCAGCAATCTTGACCCTGGGTTTGTTGGTGGCTCTGGTAGACAGGGTGCGCTCCAACGACGGCCATCCCTCTTTCTACGGGGTGAAACTGTGCGGGAGAGAGTTCATACGAGCTGTCATCTTTACCTGTGGTGGTTCTCGCTGGAGGAGAAGCATAGGAGACTCAG ctcTCATTGGAGAAGAAGCCTTTGACCCATGGAACACAGACCCCATCCCTCAACATACCAGTGAGCAGGACCCTGCAGAGTCCAAAGGATGGAAAGATCAAACACTGGAGGTGGCACCGGTGGCTACTGGATTCAAACACTCAGCTCGCTTGCCGATCTcagaggaggtgctggaggctCTGCGGAGTGCGGACAGGAAAGGACGGGATGTAGTGGTCGGACTGTCCAACGCCTGCTGCAAGTGGGGCTGTAGCAAGAGTGAAATCAGCTCTCTGTGCTGA